In Amaranthus tricolor cultivar Red isolate AtriRed21 chromosome 5, ASM2621246v1, whole genome shotgun sequence, a genomic segment contains:
- the LOC130813417 gene encoding uncharacterized protein LOC130813417 yields MRGEINALKTLIMNDTPRAYYIHCFAHQLQLPLVAVAKKNDSCGWLFEVPANFLNVVRASCKRRDMIRKKQAQVVAQALEVAEIENGSGLNQERGLSRPGDTRWGSHYKCLINITNLFPSIIEVLEWIGKHGTSDDKFKAQIVSGFLESFDFVFVAHLMLIIFGYTNDLCVALQRKEQDIVNAIRLEEEDVLFNKLEIYIIFGLESF; encoded by the exons ATGAGAGGTGAAATCAATGCCCTTAAGACTTTGATTATGAATGATACTCCAAGAGCCTACTACATTCATTGTTTTGCTCATCAACTACAACTACCTCTAGTTGCGGTTGCTAAAAAGAATGATAGTTGTGGTTGGCTTTTTGAAGTACCTGCAAACTTTTTGAATGTGGTTAGAGCTTCTTGTAAGAGAAGAGACATGATTCGAAAAAAGCAAGCTCAAGTAGTGGCTCAAGCATTGGAAGTGGCGGAAATTGAAAATGGATCGGGTTTAAATCAAGAACGTGGTTTGAGTAGGCCGGGAGATACACGTTGGGGATCTCATTACAAGTGTCTAATAAATATCACGAACTTGTTTCCTTCAATTATTGAAGTACTTGAGTGGATTGGAAAACATGGCACTTCGGACGATAAGTTCAAAGCTCAAATTGTTTCGGGATTTTTGGAGTCATTCGATTTTGTTTTTGTGGCTCATTTGATGTTGATTATCTTTGGCTACACTAATGATTTATGTGTTGCTTTACAAAGAAAGGAACAAGATATTGTTAATGCCATTAGACTT GAAGAGGAAGACGTTTTGTTCAACAAGCTAGAAATCTACATCATTTTCGGGTTGGAATCTTTTTAG
- the LOC130813418 gene encoding uncharacterized protein LOC130813418, with the protein MSSSSSSKKSKAKDKQPKLREFLFKIMKSQGSFNETIDSPPSPLSSPPTQDVNMEVGGSSACDEPLDDDCDEPLDDDWVYDVELLPHDPGLRKNIMDYPPNERNPVRRAYILKKPCQPKTHVFPQKQVGGLRRFSVHWFKKWDWLEYSVEKDAAFCFACYLFKRDVEIYNGGDAFVNGGFKWWNKPDRFQKHVGGVKSAHNVAYEKYVNLRDAKKTSIEVVFDNASQAQMDSYHIRLNASLTCLRFLLGQGLAFRGHDEREKVDEVKQHTFQIGPKNCQLTSPKIQKDIINCCAKETTKRIIEEIGDGYFSILADESSDVSQKEQLALVLRFVKRESGSVVERFLGIVRVGDTTALSLKDAILSLLMEYSLSPSMIRG; encoded by the exons aTGTCAAGTAGTTCAAGTTCAAAGAAGTCAAAAGCCAAGGATAAACAACCTAAGCTTCGTGAATTCTTGTTTAAAATAATGAAATCCCAAGGATCATTTAACGAAACCATTGACTCTCCTCCTTctcctttaagttcccctccAACTCAAGATGTTAATATGGAAGTAGGTGGTTCAAGTGCTTGTGATGAACCATTGGATGATGATTGTGATGAACCATTGGATGATGATTGGGTGTATGATGTTGAACTTCTTCCTCATGACCCGGGATTGAGAAAAAACATAATGGATTATCCCCCAAATGAAAGAAATCCGGTTAGGAGagcttatattcttaaaaaacctTGCCAACCAAAAACACATGTTTTCCCTCAAAAACAAGTAGGTGGTTTACGCCGTTTTAGTGTCCATTGGTTCAAAAAATGGGATTGGCTTGAATATAGTGTTGAAAAAGATGCCGCATTTTGCTTTGCTTGTTATTTGTTCAAGAGGGATGTTGAAATTTACAATGGGGGTGATGCATTTGTTAATGGAGGGTTTAAATGGTGGAATAAACCGGATAGGTTTCAAAAGCATGTTGGTGGAGTTAAAAGTGCTCATAATGTTGCTTATGAGAAATATGTGAATCTAAGAGATGCAAAAAAGACATCAATTGAAGTTGTGTTTGATAATGCGAGTCAAGCTCAAATGGATTCATATCATATTCGTTTGAATGCATCCTTAACTTGTTTGAGATTTCTTTTGGGCCAAGGTTTGGCATTCCGGGGACATGATGAAA GGGAGAAGGTTGACGAAGTCAAACAACATACTTTCCAAATTGGACCCAAAAATTGTCAATTGACATCtcccaaaattcaaaaagacattATCAATTGTTGTGCAAAGGAGACTACCAAGCGCATAATAGAAGAGATTGGAGATGGTTACTTTTCTATTTTGGCCGATGAATCAAGTGATGTGTCTCAAAAAGAACAACTAGCTCTTGTTTTGCGGTTTGTTAAAAGAGAAAGTGGATCGGTAGTGGAACGCTTTTTAGGCATTGTACGTGTGGGTGACACTACCGCTTTATCTCTTAAAGATGCAATTTTGTCCTTGCTTATGGAATATTCATTGAGTCCATCCATGATAAGAGGTTAA